Proteins from a genomic interval of Neodiprion lecontei isolate iyNeoLeco1 chromosome 2, iyNeoLeco1.1, whole genome shotgun sequence:
- the LOC124292759 gene encoding myosin-4 — MADPLVQTAKESKLTALNKKIIEIKKKIQLSEGQRKACFEECDAQKKENAEKVARLKKEVKELQVTFAKAKNTIVWNLGVKEMSKDAEQFMNLFNMRLTLANVRVVKRVSNPFRHHDNDILNLLFMTKEQEAADTEALRGQDQSLSSVKRKNLAEAIAGLDEDIIRLRKKLDLIRYESDKQQKKLTGLLQEYEELMSGTVQKFTEQKVENPVKKKIIRLENQLQRIHVMQMEADTVRKKYRGVRSSLKADAALYASSLQIVEEQIQEQKSEIRRLQDVKEEAIHLRDITKGTLMKQEVEAMNTSKQRDGVILDYRFDTDKEATIKTPRVISGENNFGRLSYGRRSKRKSEKVRQYQRQRVEDRRLELERLERMIFPTGRPVVREDSSLQDDQSGKMPGKESTQYLEESFDRLKDATGVSRTEDVLNRFLSQKATKDKLQKMRVAAENEKITLERKRQQLMAEIEKQKFSETKDSEQNAEELEHFNRQIAEQVQRQEKALTENKRVQELLMEVNSTLWLLCDKLRDVSLTPIPEKVGSIDDVFELLDVLQEKVEATIELAGVLEKNVEVFEDLAGEQIETVSTSASEDGKMKDIDDRPFFPTFPSASTPAAPAPPSEDEEEVPTRSVLKRQAQLLVDTKSRRKGFNFRR, encoded by the exons ATGGCGGACCCGCTAGTGCAAACAGCAAAGGAAAGCAAGCTGACTGCTCTCAACAAGAAGATAATCGAAATCAAGAAAAAGATACAGTTGTCAG AGGGACAGCGGAAGGCTTGCTTCGAGGAGTGCGATGCGCAGAAGAAGGAGAACGCCGAGAAGGTCGCCAGGCTCAAGAAGGAAGTCAAAGAGCTTCAAGTCACCTTTGCCAAAGCTAAGAAT ACTATAGTATGGAATCTTGgtgtaaaagaaatgagtaAAGATGCCGAACAATTTATGAATTTGTTTAATATGCGCTTGACTCTCGCCAACGTGCGAGTCGTAAAGAGGGTGTCGAATCCTTTCAGGCACCATGACAATGACATTCTCAATCTCCTCTTTATGACTAAGGAACAAGAGGCTGCTGATACGGAGGCTCTGAGAGGACAGGATCAGTCATTGAGCAGCGTGAAGAGAAAGAACCTGGCTGAGGCGATAGCTGGTCTGGACGAAGACATCATCCGTCTACGCAAAAAGCTCGACTTGATCCGGTACGAAAGCGACAAG CAACAAAAAAAGCTAACCGGACTTCTGCAGGAGTATGAGGAGCTCATGAGCGGTACTGTTCAAAAGTTCACGGAGCAAAAAGTGGAAAACCCCGTGAAAAAG AAAATCATACGACTAGAGAATCAGCTGCAACGGATCCACGTGATGCAAATGGAGGCTGACACGGTGCGAAAGAAATACAGAGGCGTCCGATCCAGTCTGAAGGCGGACGCGGCGTTGTACGCATCCTCCTTACAGATAGTCGAGGAGCAAATTCAAGAGCAGAAATCAGAAATACGTCGACTACAG GACGTGAAGGAGGAGGCGATTCACCTACGCGACATTACCAAGGGAACACTGATGAAGCAAGAGGTCGAAGCGATGAACACTTCGAAACAGCGTGACGGCGTTATATTAGACTACAGGTTTGACACTGACAAGGAAG CGACAATAAAAACTCCTAGGGTCATATCAGGTGAAAATAACTTCGGACGATTATCATATGGGCGCAGATCGAAAAGGAAGAGCGAAAAAGTTAGACAATATCAAAG GCAAAGGGTTGAGGACCGAAGGCTGGAGCTGGAGCGACTGGAGAGAATGATATTCCCAACGGGACGACCGGTTGTGCGGGAGGATTCCAGCCTTCAGGACGATCAGTCAGGAAAAATGCCGGGCAAGGAGAGCACGCAGTATTTAGAAGAGTCCTTCGACAGGCTCAAAGACGCCACGGGTGTGTCGAGAACCGAGGATGTCCTGAACAGGTTTCTCAGTCAGAAGGCGACGAAAGATAAACTACAGAAAATGCGGGTGGCGGCTGAGAACGAGAAGATCACCCTGGAGCGAAAGAGGCAGCAACTCATGGCCGAAATCGAGAAGCAGAAGTTTTCGGAAACGAAAGATTCCGAACA GAATGCTGAAGAGTTGGAACACTTCAACCGCCAAATCGCCGAGCAGGTTCAGCGTCAGGAGAAGGCGCTGACTGAGAATAAACGAGTCCAAGAACTCTTGATGGAAGTGAACAGTACACTTTGGTTGCTCTGTGACAAGCTGAGG GACGTCAGCCTTACACCGATACCGGAAAAAGTCGGAAGTATCGACGATGTTTTTGAACTTCTGGACGTCCTTCAGGAAAAGGTCGAGGCCACAATCGAGCTCGCCGGAGTTTTGGAAAAGAACGTTGAGGTCTTCGAAGATTTAGCGGGCGAGCAG ATTGAAACGGTATCGACGAGTGCGTCGGAGGATGGAAAGATGAAAGATATCGACGATCGTCCGTTCTTCCCGACATTTCCGTCAGCCTCAACGCCAGCAGCTCCAGCGCCGCCGtcggaggacgaggaagaagTTCCAACTCGCAGTGTCCTTAAACGCCAGGCCCAGTTGCTAGTCGATACGAAGAGTCGAAGAAAGGGATTCAATTTTAGGAGATAG
- the LOC107221374 gene encoding metal-response element-binding transcription factor 2: MSEPEESPAVPDSTTKEQRLGFSHGEDVLLQHKDGKYYLGTVVEVDLARERCLVKFLDNTSSWSSVKELAKLAMPESDVMCVLCKKSQPKADNDIVVCDKCGRGYHQLCHQPQIAKEETVPEARWMCKRCIDSQPRTREPAEPKNSMVKANIRKVCSGRDQPQPPPDDMTKLPYDPEMLSWDAHHRVNAEQIYCYCGLNGEWYTQMLQCARCKQWFHEKCVSCLTCPLYSGDRFYVFVCSMCNYGKEFVRRLELKWVDLVHLMLYNLTVYNAKKYYDLDTIIVPYANENWNALQLPPRIRDVSSQVRRESILQILTNNRNRFKCGREIKKRTTIWGLRVRLPPPCPVVNLPTTGVIDDSVLRMCWGANKRLQYLPPPTDPKRPVPGVQSQGVKDARYKKARKLLKNAIAKSKSRSPEASELPPTPPTSVSGPPTPPATTSSGMSELSVPSSMDLMNTLPSSTPADTSGDETSSRGTLDSFIPPPKDFEGKNNPFRNLTDLLGQGGSSTPLACGSCPITLPLPLTPVIAQPPVVRPAKRQLSEKDIVIDRNGQVKRRRQHRRGRPPHQPFQPTAIKTAAITPARNSEVKSEFVRNLRSSFNGSSSSGSGGQIGNCVDYALNGRRLRQRQNGEKVPPPPEPQPLVQKKGSVPSSPKCSPVKQNASDISMDDLKSSVNIYFGAANRIAAGEKFVVRAKRVAANGQTQYLVEWEGPNT; the protein is encoded by the exons ATGTCGGAGCCAGAGGAGAGTCCGGCTGTGCCGGATAGTACAACTAAGGAGCAGCGTCTCGGTTTCTCTCATGGCGAAGACGTTCTTCTCCAGCACAAAGATGGCAAATATTATCTTGGTACTGTCGTAGAG GTGGATTTGGCCAGGGAAAGATGTcttgtcaaatttttagaCAACACGTCTTCCTGGTCATCGGTAAAAGAGCTGGCAAAACTGGCAATGCCAGAATCAGACGTGATGTGCGTATTGTGCAAGAAGTCACAACCCAAGGCTGACAATGATATTGTTGTGTGTGATAAATGTGGCCGTGGTTATCACCAGCTATGTCATCAA CCGCAAATAGCTAAGGAAGAAACAGTTCCAGAAGCACGTTGGATGTGCAAAAGATGTATAGACAGCCAACCAAGGACTCGAGAGCCTGCCGAGCCCAAAAACTCAATGGTCAAGGCAAATATTAGGAAAGTTTGTAGTGGCAGAGATCAGCCTCAGCCTCCGCCTGACGATATGACCAAATTACCTTACGAT CCTGAAATGCTCAGCTGGGATGCACATCATAGAGTGAATGCTGAACAAATCTATTGCTATTGCGGTTTGAATGGTGAATGGTATACACAAATGTTGCAATGTGCAAGGTGTAAACAATGGTTTCATGAAAAATGTGTCAGCTGCTTGACCTGCCCCCTTTACAGCGGTGATAG GTTCTATGTATTTGTGTGTTCGATGTGCAATTACGGTAAGGAATTTGTTCGTCGCCTGGAGTTGAAGTGGGTCGATTTGGTACACTTGATGCTGTACAATCTGACGGTTTACAATGCCAAGAAATACTACGACTTAGATACTATTATAGTACCGTATGCCAATGAGAATTGGAATGCCTTGCAACTTCCACCAAGG ATACGAGATGTAAGCTCACAGGTGCGCAGAGAGTCCATCCTACAAATATTGACGAATAATAGAAACAGGTTTAAGTGTGGTAGAGAGATTAAAAAACGCACCACCATCTGGGGACTGCGGGTCAGATTGCCGCCTCCTTGTCCAGTGGTGAACCTTCCCACAACTGGCGTCATAGATGATTCTGTGCTTCGCATGTGTTGGGGGGCTAATAAAAGACTACAGTACCTTCCACCGCCCACCGA TCCCAAACGTCCTGTGCCAGGAGTTCAGTCACAAGGTGTTAAGGATGCGAGGTATAAAAAGGCCAGAAAACTTCTGAAGAACGCCATTGCTaag AGCAAATCGCGAAGCCCGGAAGCCTCGGAGCTGCCACCGACGCCGCCAACGTCGGTTTCCGGTCCACCAACTCCACCGGCAACGACATCATCAGGGATGTCTGAGCTCTCCGTGCCGAGCTCTATGGACCTGATGAACACACTGCCGTCGTCGACGCCGGCGGACACAAGCGGGGACGAAACGAGCTCTCGAGGGACGCTGGACTCGTTCATCCCGCCGCCGAAGGACTTCGAGGGAAAGAACAACCCGTTCAGAAACCTGACCGACCTTTTGGGCCAGGGTGGCTCGAGCACGCCGCTGGCGTGCGGCAGCTGTCCGATAACGTTGCCGTTGCCGCTGACACCCGTCATAGCACAGCCGCCGGTCGTGCGGCCGGCGAAACGACAGCTCTCGGAGAAGGACATAGTGATAGACAGGAATGGGCAGGTGAAGCGGCGGCGGCAGCACCGGAGAGGACGGCCACCGCACCAGCCGTTCCAGCCGACGGCGATAAAGACGGCGGCGATAACGCCGGCGCGGAACAGCGAGGTGAAGAGCGAGTTTGTTCGGAACCTTCGCAGCTCGTTCAACGGCTCGTCGAGTAGCGGAAGCGGCGGGCAGATCGGGAACTGCGTAGACTACGCGCTCAACGGAAGAAGGCTCAGGCAGCGACAGAACGGCGAGAAGGTGCCGCCGCCACCCGAGCCGCAGCCCCTTGTTCAGAAAAAAGGCAGCGTACCCTCCTCCCCAAAGTGTTCACCCGTGAAGCAGAACGCTTCCGACATATCTATGGATGATCTCAAGTCCTCggttaatatttatttcggCGCTGCGAACAGGATCGCCGCCGGTGAGAAGTTTGTCGTTAGGGCTAAACGCGTCGCGGCTAACGGGCAGACACAGTATCTCGTTGAATGGGAGGGTCCGAACACCTAA
- the LOC107221360 gene encoding leucine-rich repeat-containing protein 57: MGNSGLKQQYDTASKTGVLNLSNKKLDEFPQGLKALESVLRILDLSGNKFAKLPNDIGDFNSLKNLNVSHNKLGTLPDVLGRLGKLENLNASFNQIRVLPTSMSRLTMLKQVNLSDNQINEFPGVFSGLKHLDVLDLSKNKLTVVPDEASGLHVIELNLNQNQISSISENLAECPRLKTLRLEENCLQLASIPARILRDSKVSTLALEGNLFAMKDFASLEFYEQYMERYTAVKKKMF, encoded by the coding sequence ATGGGAAACTCAGGGCTGAAGCAGCAATACGACACTGCGAGTAAAACCGGTGTGTTGAACTTGTCTAACAAAAAACTTGACGAGTTTCCACAGGGATTGAAGGCGTTGGAATCCGTTCTTAGGATACTCGACCTTTCGGGAAATAAATTCGCCAAGCTGCCGAACGATATTGGCGACTTTAATTCGCTGAAGAATTTAAATGTCAGCCACAACAAACTTGGCACTTTGCCCGATGTGCTCGGGAGGCTTGGAAAGTTGGAAAACTTGAACGCTAGTTTCAATCAGATAAGAGTGTTGCCGACGTCGATGTCGAGGCTAACGATGCTGAAGCAGGTCAACCTCTCCGACAATCAAATAAACGAATTTCCGGGGGTCTTCAGCGGCCTGAAACACCTCGACGTCCTTGACCTTTCGAAAAACAAACTGACCGTCGTGCCGGACGAGGCTTCGGGGCTTCACGTAATCGAGCTGAACCTCAACCAGAACCAGATATCATCGATTTCCGAAAACCTCGCCGAATGTCCACGTCTCAAGACTCTTCGACTCGAGGAAAACTGCCTTCAACTCGCCTCGATTCCCGCTCGTATTCTTAGGGACTCCAAGGTCTCGACACTCGCGCTTGAGGGAAATTTATTCGCTATGAAAGACTTTGCTTCCTTGGAATTTTACGAGCAGTATATGGAAAGGTACACCGCTGTCAAGAAGAAAATGTTTTAA